The DNA sequence GTATGAGCTGTAACAGGCAGTCACTCCATATAGAGGAGGCACTGCTATCTGTAGTCATGGCGACAGCAACTGCTGCAGCATTTTGTAATCATACTGCCTCCTGTTGCACTCGCTAAAAGGATCTATTGCCAAGCTGGCGTTTGCCTAGGCCCTGCACGTTTCTTACGTTTTTGTGTGTCATACCATTAGAATGTAGAGTGTGTCACTGCATAGTGACAGAATTATGTTCTGTCTTTCAAAGTTTCTGTGGTATCTGCTTTGGTTGCTATGGTCAGCAAGTGTCCTGTTTTTCTCCCACGAAGAATTCACGTGTACTACGACTATGTACAGAGCTACTCTTATAAAGTCGAATGAAACTGGACCATAGAACGCCCTCACATATTATCCACGCAAGGAAGCAGGTCTTACATTCATCCTGTTATTTGTAGCGAGGAGGTCATCGTGTGGCCTGAACAAATCTGCAACCATTAGCACCGTGATCGCACAAGAGTCAATTTGCCTTTTGTGAACAGTGCTAACACTTAgccaagtattttattttattttttacactttgCTATGGccatatttttattacattttttaacttgGCCTCAAATGAGTTGCGTTCTCAGGTGTACGTGAGATGCACGGAAAAGGTTCAAAACTGAACTTGAAAAGAACCATCAATATAACAGTTCATAACATTTACAGGgttgtacatttatttcttaATATGCTCCCAGGTATATTTGAACATACGGCACGAGACAAAATTGAGACCATgtcaaattttcagtttcacagctTATGGGTATGTGTCTGCGTATAATCTAagttttgatattatttcatgAACTACTGACCACATGATATTTTAATTCCATACAGAAATATTGTCATTCAGAACATTTCTTTGCAGAACATGACAACTCATTGGAATactaaaacaataataaatactaAACAAGTTTATACCCACATatagataattaaaaaaaaatttttaatggaTTGTTGAAACATTTGCTTTGGAATGATTCAACAATTAGTATTTGCAATAACCCCAATTCTTCTTAATGAAATGGGGTAGTCTCcattttttccagagctgtatGAATGAACCTGAACGAAGGTAACACtatcatgtatatatataaataggcAGTACCGCTGCTGTTAATGcttcaaatgtatgtaatcgtgTCGTTTTCAGTTTTTAACCATCTGTAGTAGCCTACTTGCAAAGTGAGTAAAAGGACTTTGCAATTGCACTGtttatgtaggctacacatCCGAATTCAAAGGCTGTCCAGTGCGCGCCACGAAAAAGTCTAACCGGAATTTACCGGAAACAATTATGGGACATCACGCTGACGAAGTGAACcagcgtagtataatggttaggctGGGTGGGCTTGCATCCCAACGTTTGATTCACAGCTTGGGTCACTGGCCGCACTgccattttacccttgagcaagtcatttaacctgaattgcgcAAGTAAATATccactgtatttaaaaatgtaatctgtataagtcactctgggtaagtATCAGTCAGGCTAAATGTGCGTTGGCCCTGTGCTCAGCAGTAGGAGCATAATTCGCATTTGCTTATCAAAGCAGTAACcgttcatttcaaattaagcTGTGATTAAATAGTTTCAGTTTTGGGAGATGAAGGCATCGTGTTGTCACAAATCGCATGCAGCTCAGCCCTTGCAATTACGAAATGCGCCGGTAGGAGTTACCCTCCTTTATGGATCTATCGGTCTTTCAAGTCATTTATAACAGCAATGACCAAATGCAATTGACTAGGATCgtgttaattttgttttaaagaccAATGGAAGCAGTTACATGCACATCTGGCCcctccctcaaaaaaaaaaatgttaaaacgaCTACACTTCGCGGTTACGATGTTTTTAAGACGTTTCCGAAACAGCGAGGCTAGACCTCTCATACGAGGAAGTAGCCTACTAGTCTTCGATAACACATCTGCCTGCAATAGCCTACACTTAATCTACGGCGTATAAACGACGCAAAACATTATCATTCACCAACACGAATTTTAGCAAAATTCGCCGTATTTGGTCACTGCCTCgcttaattaaattaatctccttcccctcctcgtatcagaataaaaaggtgaaacattttatttggaatgAAACATTGCGCTTTTAATGAAAAGTGGGCGGCTCTAAAAAGAGCCTTTGGTTCGCTGGAATGGGTATTCTGGTAAATTTACTTTGCTTTGGCGGCCTTCTCGGTTTTCTTGGGCAGCAGTACGGCCTGGATGTTCGGTAGCACTCCACCCTGAGCGATTGTTACGCCGCCCAGAAGCTTGTTCAGCTCTTCGTCATTACGGACAGCCAGCTGAAGGTGCCGGGGGATGATGCGAGTTTTCTTATTGTCCCGGGCTGCGTTGCCAGCCAACTCGAGGATTTCCGCCGTGAGATACTCCAGAACAGCGGCCAAGTACACCGGCGCTCCTGCGCCAACGCGCTCAGCATAATTGCCTTTGCGTAGCAATCTATGGACACGGCCGACAGGGAACTGCAAGCCTGCCCTAGAAGAACGGGTCTTCGCCTTCGCCCGAACTTTCCCACCAGTTTTGCCTCGTCCACTCATTGCTGCTCCTGCTCGTGTCGGTCAAAGTAATACACAAATATCTGCAGCGGCAGCGGTCTGCTGTATTTATAACATCTTGCTAGTACACCATTGGACGAAACTGTGGCCTTGTATTCTCCAATCGTTTGAAAGAACATTTTGAATGACAGGAAGGCTTCAGGTAGGTGGAGCCTTTGTACACAAAGGGTGAGTTCAAAAGAAAGGAATGACGGTAGAATTGAAGACACAAAGCTAAATAATAATTGTGGCCATGGCCGTCAGTGTCAATACCAGTTTGGTTTCCGTATGGAAATATTGATGGAAAACGTCATCACGAATGTACAATATTGTGACAGATGAAAACCATTTGACTGTAGATCACTATAGATATctgctttgttaaaaaaaaaaaaaaaaaaaaaaaaatagaagaattTGTTCTGTGGTTAAACGTCCTTGTTTGTCTGTGTAGGTGTGAACATAGATGCAGCTGAAAATGGTTACATTTCAGTTCTGACTCGTAGTactactttattattattattattttgcaaatcggAACGTTATATGCATGAGGTTATAGGCCACTTCAGTGAATTGTTCAAAACAGGGGTACCGCCAGATGGAATATGACCCGTATTTCACGTCTATGAGAGTTAGATGGTGTGAATCTGAGACTGAAATCAAGATTATTTGAAGGCACACTCACGAGATATGCGTATAAAATCGTGATCTAAAGAGCAAGGTCTCTTTTGGAATACGCCGGAGATGTAGGCTACACGCCACTTCACATTATAGCAGGCCTACTTGCcagtgcaatattttttaaactctaGTTAGGTTAAGCAAATGTATATTACTGCATAAATAAGGCCGTTGTTACACAGCGCCCTTAGGCTTCGTTCAGGCACAGGCAGCTTTAAGTGACccaaatctttatttttttatgcacaCGTTTCCAGTCGAACATTGGTTCCAAAGCCAACAAGCGCGAGCGAGCAAATGCCCGATGATATATAGTTTTGGTAAGTATCCCGATAGGATCCGAGTGTCGCAGTCACAAAATGGGAACCAATCATCTTGCAGAGTGGGCGTTCACTTTATTTTGCGACATTTCCCCTACCTTTCCTGGATGGAAATTAGAGTAGTGCATCTTTAAATAAGATTAAACAATCAGATCTTTAAGTGCCCACTTGTTTGGTGAAATAGATCAAAGAATCTCCAGCCACGTAGGTTCTTTTGTTTAGGTTCTTGTATAAATGACCAGAAACAGAAGTGGACGCTTCTCGATTTCATTTATTAGACTCTCTTCGTCCATGTCCACGGTGTCTCTTGAGCACGAACGAAATGCGAAAGTTCAAATGCAGTTTCACCAACAGCAACACTGTACACCAGCCAAATGTTGAAATGGAGACAAGCGAGCGACGAGACGGCGGATTTACGTCGCAATGTATGTTCGGTGTCATGCAACCAGTGAGGACAAAGCGATAGAGTTGTTCCCATTTATTTTTTCGCGTCGCTCAGGCTTTCGATGTGACGCATCACGATATGTTAATCACATCGAACTGGGCCGCCACCTTATATGGTTTTAAATCcaatacatgcacatgctccGATTTTGTCCTCAAGTGGTTTTATCGGCCCAAATCGACAGAACagtattttacataatttttacataaatttcCTTCATGTCATAATTATGCCATATTCATAATTTCAAGGCAAACAAAATCAGCAGGCGAGAAAACGGGTTCAGGTTCacgtttttttaattctcaatATTTATAAAGGAAATACATGGTGTCAAGAGGGAagggaacacattttaaaattaaaataaaaaactaaaaacattaaatcatttttgacaaacatttcacaaaatctCCTGAAATCGTCGAGGGCACCAGacagcatgcatgcactcaATCATCTGGTTAcaacgaaaaaaacaaaaacaaaatgcgaATAAGAAacggaataaaaaataaaatagaacatcagaacaaaaataagatcACTGACTACTAAATGcagaaacaatgcaaaacaatcCCATAATCTATAAATatgggaattttaaaaatattttaaaaaataaatcctgtgCGGAACGGGGAATTTGTGCGTGGGCGTGGTCCTTTCAGTACGGTCGGTCCCGGCGTTCCTGGCGATGGTCGCCCCTGAGACACAACAGAAACGCGGCGGTTACTCATCCATTCCCCCGCCCATGGAAATGACCATGTGCAGTCAGGATCACTGAATTTTTATTGGAAAAGGGGCAGCCTGGTCTTGCTTTGGGTTATAGCATGAAAAATGCTACTTAAAACACTCAGCtagaacacagagacacacaatcAAGTTTCACTTGTTTCTGTACAGCTCAGTTGAAGTTGAGTCAAACAAACTGAGTTCATCAACTGTATGACTCGGCTGAAGGAGTCAAACACACAAATCTGAGACTCACTTCATCTCCATCATCTTCCCGGGGGGTCCCATGCCTCTCCGGGCTCCTCGTCCTCCCATGTCCTCCATCGGggggcccccccggcccctccccccgccgaAACCTCCCCTGTCCATGCCGCGTCCTCCCCGGAATCCTCCGGGCCCGCCGCGGTCTccgcccccccgggcccccctgAACCCGCCGGGTCCTCCGGGTCCTCCGGGGCCGCCGCGGTCCATGCCCCTGCCGCCGCGCATGCCGGGGCCGCCCCTGCCGCGGTCACCGCCTGCCAATCACGCGAGAACGACCCGTCAGACCAATCAGTACGGACCCGGCAAATCGACCGGTCAGCACTGACAGACAGGTTCACAACCCACAGGTTACACGTGCACTTAAGCCAccgattcatttttaaaaagagcccACTCCCCCAAATTCAAAGacatcaaaataattacaaactTGCAGGAAGTGTCAACCACATAAACATAACCACCACATCCCACCCCATTTATGGTAAATCACCTAAAACCCATCACGGTTAGACTTCCATTTTCTTATAGAAGCGCCAGTGCAGCCATTCCCAGCCAATTCTGCCAGTGCAGTTTCTAGTGCACCCCACCGTGGTTCATACGGAGGCTGTGCGGTTAATGGAGCTGTACCACACGGCGGGGCAGTTAGGGTTCTTACCTGGAGGGGGGAAGGGCGGGGGGCCGAAGCCCTCTGGTTTGGGGGCCTTGCACTGGTTGCACTCCATCCTCCAGGCGAAGTTCTGGTTCCCGCAGCCCCTGTGGTGGCAGTGAGAGGGTCAGTGCCGTCCCCCCGCTGCGAGTTGGGCACACTAAAGCGGGAccggtgtgtgtgggggggtacTCACGAGTTGGGGCACTGCCAGTCTCCGGCCCTCTGCTGCATGTTGCCTCCGGACGGGCCCCCACGTCCCATTCCGCGGGGCCCGCCCCGGGGGACGAACCCGCCTCGCTCGCCGCCGCGGCCCATCCCGCCGCGACCCATCATCCCTGTCGGGAgagggggttgcaggtttgattctacACAACTTCGGctgtaccctcgagcaaggtacttaaacctCAATAGCTTCAATAAAACTATCCAGCTCTaaaaatggactgtatgtacAAAGAATGCAAGGTGTCCAAGTCCCCCTAGATCAGtgtctcaaccctggtcctggggacccactgccctgcattgttttagatgtttccctgctccaacacacctgactcAAATGAATGTgtcgtcatcaagctctgcagaagcctgataacgacccattcatttgagtCAGgcgtgttggagcagggagacatgtaaaacatgcagggcagtgggtccccaggaccagagCTGAGAAACACTGCCCTAGATTAGTCTGCTAAATGTGAGGTGTACTGCGAGGTGAAGGAGGCGAAAACGGAGGGGGCGGGTCAAACGCACCTCCTCGGCCCATCATCCCGCGGCCGTCCCTCATGGGCATGCCGCCCCTCATCATGCCCATCATGGGCTTGCGGCGCGCCATCGACACCTTCAGCTTCTTCCCCTGGAAGTCCTTACCTGcagggccaccagggggcgacaAACAGCACGTTACGCCACACGCTCGCGAGCACAAAATGGATGCAGTAGTCTACCTGAGACTGAGTATACATCTAGAATTTCAGAGAAATTTAACATGTGGAAAAGGGCATCAATAACAGTGGAATACACGTCAATCAACGACTAAGGAAATAAGGCAGAATGAGGCGAGAAACTTCATCTTTACCCTACTCCTGTCACAAGACATTGGTTAGACCCACCCATTAAACCCACTAACCCCAAATGCTTCTCAGTCCTTACAACTGGAACATGACTAAAAAACGGTGAAGGGAGGCGTGGCAACTCACCGTCGAACCACTCGACGGCGGCTTTGGCGGAGGGCGGCTCCTCGTAGGACAGGGTGGCGTCGCCCTTGGGCTTCCCCGACTCCTTGTCCGTGTAGATGTTGACGGCGGGCAGGCCGGTCCGCTTGTTTATCTGCGGGGGGAGCGAGAGCCGTTCGGGTCAGCCGTTCGCCCGCCTTAGAGAGACGCCGTTCGGGCCGACGGCGACCCCAGCGCGGTCGCTCCTTCGCCCGCTGTTCAAAAAAAGCCCTTACCCGGATGATCCCGCTGTGCTTGAAGAACTCGGCCATCTCCTCCAGGGTGGCGTTCTCCGTCAGGCCGGTGATGTAGATGGTGCTGTTCTCGGAGTCGTCCTGCTCCTCCATCCGAACTGTCAGGACAGACGCGTCGGCTCGTTAGCGTTCGAAacccattatattacaggcatttggcagacgctcttatccagagcgacgtacaacaaagtgtataaccataaccaggaacaagtgtgttgaaaaccctagagggaagtacagttccaagtgcagggaacgaccgcgtagtttaacttggaccctgaaggttaatctgattaacaacaaaaacagcaacaaagcagtctatgcaaatcaTACATGCAATAGTTGAGTAGGCATGAGTGCAATAactcaactaagataaacagcttacctagctacaaccctaagattacatagtCAAACCCACCCAAACCCACCGCGAACCCCCATTTTCCCCCCACTTTCCTGTATGTGAAGTCCAGCTAGTATCTAAGCCTGCTAATGCAATGTCCCCCTCAAACTTTGGAAAGCAAACAAGCACCATCTCTCCCCTACAAACTCCATGTGCATTAGGAGTACCCCGCTGGTCTGCGATGACAGACTCCCACTGACTGAAACTAGGGCCAATTACACGCCACTCGGAGGGCCAAGCCGGCCAATCAGCTCTTTGATTGTTGTTTggaaaaagtgtaaaaaaaaaaaattttttaaatggagaaatAGGCTGTGATAAAAAGGGGTACTCACCCATTTCACCATCCGGTCCTACGGGTCcgaggaggggagaaagagagaaaggggagaggtCAGTTTAGAGTCCCATCCATCCACTACCTCAGCACTCCTGCTGTGTCATTACCCAGGAACACAAGACTCTTCTGGGCTTTGGCACGTTCACAACCCGAGAAACTCACTAAACACACCTTTACAAACAAATTTTTGCATGGAGTCAGGTTGGAAAAATCTCTCATTGTAAACTTGTTTAAAGTCAAACCCAATTGAGGAGAAAGTAACTCAAAAACACATGGATTTCAAAACCCACAGAGAGGCAGAATTCAAGGAGTTCAAAGACTCCACTTTCCCCCTACTAACTTATTACAAactattcatttacatttaaaaaaaatttgtttaacTGAGCAGTGCTCAGTTCCCAAGATTCAAATAATCAATTTGAAAAGGGTACACCGTTCCCATGGTAACCTTTGTGATGTAAACGAGAGAAAATACCCAAACAGTACGGCAATGAATGTTTAACCTGTAGGATTTTAACTGAAAGAACCCCTTTGTCACCCCAAAATGAGTAACCTGCAACAGACCTTTTCGACTAAGAAATTCTGCACAAAAtaagtgcgttttttttttttttttaaatgtttttttttattttcaagaacTAGCCAGTGTAATACTCATTAACTTACCACCAGGCTTAATGAAGCCACCTCTGTCTCCAGCGATGCTGGGGAAATAAACGAAGAAATGAAGGCGATTTCCCTTAACGAGCAGCTTCAGCACCTCGAGCCCAGTCAGCTCgttaggggtggggggagggggagggggggcgctcTCAAAACCTCACTTCCTCCCCaaaatcaaagttttttttaaacacaggtaGGGGTTTACATAGGGGAGGGTTTACAGGATTTAAGGCCTTAAATTCTATATCCATACATTTCTTCCCTGACTTGGCTAAACATGGGGTGGACCTGTACATTTGCTAAAGGGAGAAGGGTACTCTATTACATTAACATCatttgcagatgctcttatccagagcgaataCCATTTGGggtaaaacaaaatatgtaaaaaaacaaaaacaaatgaaaactaaacttggcttttttttgtcttaacacttttttaaaaatccagttaTATTTCAGATGCAGTTCTTATGACCTAAAATAATGACCCAAGTTTTATCTGACAAAAGGAACTATACAGACATGAGGAAAAGCCTCAACCATCCAGCTCTGGAACCCCAATGTCCCAACagaaacccccacccccccccacccggaaATTAACAGCTACTGATAAAACAGCCCCACAGGTCGGGAGAAAAGCATCTGGAATAATGACCTTACAAAAGCAGCCCGTGCATGCAACTAAAAATATAACCATTTACACCATTTAGGTTTACACTTTTTagcagttaagaaaaaaaaaaagtttatgtaatttacacaattctaaaacacaaaaacaaaaagtttcgTACCACCATATCCTTAACggttttcatttatatatatatatatatatatatttttaaaaaagtttggtTACATTTCAGCTTTGAAAagtacattgttttttttttttgttgttgttgaatttttttattttaaacacacagacacacttcatGTTgagctctctggctctctctctctctccccatttgGTTCTAAGAGCCCCTCTTGTGATTACGCTTCCCAGCTCAGGGCTGTGACTGTAAAAGTACTGCTGTGCTTACATGGCGCGCACTTTGTAACCTGCAGCGTATAAATGCGACAGCATGTTAAACGTTCAAGAagacagaaaaaacatttgcactcccaaacccttccctcccctccctcccccccaccccccattcttACCTGTGTAAAGGGGCAAAAGGTGAAAGCAttactcactctcacacacatacgtgcaaacaatacacactcacagtggAAGGCATGTAACTGCCAACTTCCCTGCActtccacagacacacgcaactCCTAACGCCATTTTCTGTTCTGCCCGTCAATCGTAACCAGCTCCAGTTTCACACACAAGTGACCGAaaggtttaaaatgttttctaatgttttttttttataaaaacaccACATGTACCCTTTTTTATGTTCATGctttcacctttttttctttcacagtaAACCccctaaaaacacacatatgtatatatatatagacatataGGAACCCCTCAGGTATGTAAAACTCAGTATTACTCATGTCTGTCTTTAGATATTACACAGCCCATATCTTCCCCATCTACAATGACACAAATAtcgatgttttttttaacagcctacctacattacattatggtTTGAAAAGATGCCACTAGAAAGTAGCTAGAGGGGTCCCGGGTGGCTCTAGGTTTGTAGTGTAAAAACGCCCTGCAGCCCATGCAGGATGCAACAGCAGCCCCCCTACGCTGGGGCTCGGAGCGGCTCCACTTTCGGCTTTTAGAGGCCGGG is a window from the Anguilla anguilla isolate fAngAng1 chromosome 14, fAngAng1.pri, whole genome shotgun sequence genome containing:
- the LOC118212323 gene encoding histone H2A-like, with the protein product MSGRGKTGGKVRAKAKTRSSRAGLQFPVGRVHRLLRKGNYAERVGAGAPVYLAAVLEYLTAEILELAGNAARDNKKTRIIPRHLQLAVRNDEELNKLLGGVTIAQGGVLPNIQAVLLPKKTEKAAKAK
- the LOC118212731 gene encoding RNA-binding protein EWS-like isoform X5 translates to MASAADYNSYSQSGAQQGYGSYAAPPSQSYGQSAQQGYGQQQGYGSYSQAADSAYTQPGASAGGYAQPSYGSSYGQQPPASGGYSAAPASQQGYSQPVQSYGASGYDTASTGATSAPSSQTPYSGQAGYGAQPAYPGYSQQPASAAPPSYSASSQPASYEQSSYQQPQASSYSQAQGGYQAQQGGYSQQGSYQQQPPPPQQAQQQPQPQPTSYPPPSNSYGQPPSSQYGQQGGAGASYGQQNDYKPPSQYGSYRQEHPNGMGSGGYSGPEPGGFGGPGEGRGRGRGGFDRGGFDRGGMMRGGMRGAISRGGMGIAGDRGGFIKPGGPDGEMVRMEEQDDSENSTIYITGLTENATLEEMAEFFKHSGIIRINKRTGLPAVNIYTDKESGKPKGDATLSYEEPPSAKAAVEWFDGKDFQGKKLKVSMARRKPMMGMMRGGMPMRDGRGMMGRGGMMGRGGMGRGGERGGFVPRGGPRGMGRGGPSGGNMQQRAGDWQCPNSGCGNQNFAWRMECNQCKAPKPEGFGPPPFPPPGGDRGRGGPGMRGGRGMDRGGPGGPGGPGGFRGARGGGDRGGPGGFRGGRGMDRGGFGGGRGRGGPPMEDMGGRGARRGMGPPGKMMEMKGDHRQERRDRPY
- the LOC118212731 gene encoding RNA-binding protein EWS-like isoform X4; this encodes MASAADYNSYSQSGAQQGYGSYAAPPSQSYGQSAQQQGYGQQQGYGSYSQAADSAYTQPGASAGGYAQPSYGSSYGQQPPASGGYSAAPASQQGYSQPVQSYGASGYDTASTGATSAPSSQTPYSGQAGYGAQPAYPGYSQQPASAAPPSYSASSQPASYEQSSYQQPQASSYSQAQGGYQAQQGGYSQQGSYQQQPPPPQQAQQQPQPQPTSYPPPSNSYGQPPSSQYGQQGGAGASYGQQNDYKPPSQYGSYRQEHPNGMGSGGYSGPEPGGFGGPGEGRGRGRGGFDRGGFDRGGMMRGGMRGAISRGGMGIAGDRGGFIKPGGPDGEMVRMEEQDDSENSTIYITGLTENATLEEMAEFFKHSGIIRINKRTGLPAVNIYTDKESGKPKGDATLSYEEPPSAKAAVEWFDGKDFQGKKLKVSMARRKPMMGMMRGGMPMRDGRGMMGRGGMMGRGGMGRGGERGGFVPRGGPRGMGRGGPSGGNMQQRAGDWQCPNSGCGNQNFAWRMECNQCKAPKPEGFGPPPFPPPGGDRGRGGPGMRGGRGMDRGGPGGPGGPGGFRGARGGGDRGGPGGFRGGRGMDRGGFGGGRGRGGPPMEDMGGRGARRGMGPPGKMMEMKGDHRQERRDRPY